From the genome of Amycolatopsis sp. NBC_01488, one region includes:
- a CDS encoding acyl-CoA thioesterase — MTGYYELRHTVGFEETNMVGNVYYVNYVRWQGRCREMFLVERAPAVLEDIRGDLKLYTLKVECEFFAEITGFDELSIRMRLEELTQTQLQFTFDYVHLHPDGERLVARGRQRIACMRGPNSATVPVRVPEALLEALAPYATASALNGKGA; from the coding sequence ATGACCGGCTACTACGAGCTCCGCCACACGGTCGGCTTCGAAGAGACCAACATGGTGGGCAACGTCTACTACGTCAACTACGTCCGGTGGCAGGGGCGCTGCCGCGAGATGTTCCTCGTCGAGCGGGCCCCGGCCGTGCTGGAGGACATCCGCGGCGACCTGAAGCTCTACACGCTCAAGGTGGAGTGCGAGTTCTTCGCCGAGATCACCGGGTTCGACGAGCTGTCCATCCGGATGCGCCTGGAGGAACTGACCCAGACGCAGCTGCAGTTCACCTTCGACTACGTCCACCTGCACCCGGACGGCGAGCGGCTGGTCGCCCGCGGCCGGCAGCGGATCGCGTGCATGCGCGGGCCGAACTCGGCCACGGTGCCGGTGCGGGTGCCGGAGGCGCTGCTGGAGGCGCTGGCCCCGTACGCGACGGCGTCGGCGCTCAACGGCAAGGGAGCGTGA
- a CDS encoding flavin reductase family protein, with protein MGSPGANSVERRPLQRLPKSKAHRGLSPEPALRQVMAQFATGVTVLTAGGEDAHGMTANAFSSVSLDPPLVLCCVAKAARMHSSIVTAGSFAVNVLAADQQRLSEYFADWRRPDGMAQFDAVGSTPGARTGAPLLTGALAWLECELAQVLDGGDHSIFLGRVVATGRGSGTDALVFYGGGYHHVDGRARAA; from the coding sequence GTGGGCTCTCCAGGGGCGAACTCCGTCGAACGGCGGCCGTTGCAGCGGTTGCCGAAGTCGAAGGCCCACCGCGGGCTTTCGCCGGAGCCGGCGCTGCGCCAGGTGATGGCGCAGTTCGCGACGGGCGTCACGGTGCTCACGGCCGGGGGTGAAGACGCGCACGGGATGACGGCGAACGCGTTCTCGTCGGTTTCGCTGGACCCGCCGCTCGTGCTGTGCTGCGTGGCCAAGGCGGCCCGCATGCACAGCTCGATCGTCACCGCGGGCTCGTTCGCGGTGAACGTCCTGGCGGCCGACCAGCAGCGCCTGTCGGAGTACTTCGCCGACTGGCGGCGCCCGGACGGGATGGCCCAGTTCGACGCGGTGGGCAGCACGCCGGGCGCGCGCACCGGCGCCCCGCTGCTCACCGGTGCACTGGCGTGGCTCGAATGCGAGCTCGCCCAGGTGCTCGACGGCGGCGACCATTCGATCTTCCTCGGCCGGGTCGTCGCGACCGGCCGGGGGAGCGGGACCGACGCCCTCGTCTTCTACGGCGGCGGCTACCACCACGTGGACGGCCGGGCCCGAGCGGCGTGA
- a CDS encoding DUF6222 family protein gives MTASDAGRPDAGAPATPEPAPIDQLVRPMPRLGRGLVWSDVVAEMQRDLEERTRDAA, from the coding sequence ATGACCGCCAGCGACGCAGGACGCCCGGACGCCGGCGCCCCCGCGACCCCGGAGCCCGCCCCGATCGACCAGCTCGTCCGCCCCATGCCCCGGCTGGGCCGCGGCCTGGTCTGGTCGGACGTCGTCGCCGAGATGCAGCGCGACCTGGAGGAGCGGACGAGGGATGCCGCGTGA
- a CDS encoding acyl-CoA carboxylase subunit beta, with amino-acid sequence MSGSFDGGARRADDTDVVPVPPEVRAGRRRLARPGDGGDAQVIALAGAAGRAPEPAPGMPLLRQRHQELREHIVDGKLDAVRRQHSLGKLTARERLALLLDEDSFVELEPYRRHQATGHGLTANRPHTDGVVTGSGTVDGRRVFVYAQDFTLFGGSLGAAHAAKIHRVLDLAVATGAPVIGLNDSGGARIQEGVLALNGYGGIFRRQVDASGVVPQISVILGPCAGGAAYSPALADFTFMVRDTARMYLTGPDVVEAVTGRRVSHEELGGADVHGTHSGVAAVVHDDEEDCLADVRYLVSLLPSNYLEPPPATAPTGATEDYRPRLADIVPAAPNQPYDMREVFAEIADDGEFFEVHAGWARNVLCALARVDGRVAGFVGNQPMVSAGVLDGPASQKAARFVRFCDAFGIPLVSLVDVPGFLPGVEQERSGIIRQGAQLLHAYCEATVPRIQVILRKAYGGAYIVMDSRSIGCDLSLAWPTNEIAVMGAEGAVNVLHRRDLAAAADPAALRARLVAEYTEEYLDPHYAAERGLVDDIIDPAATRAAIARGLAMLQDKRKPGPARKHTNPPV; translated from the coding sequence GTGAGCGGTTCCTTCGACGGCGGCGCCCGGCGCGCGGACGACACGGACGTGGTGCCGGTGCCGCCGGAGGTGCGCGCCGGGCGCCGCCGGCTCGCCCGGCCCGGTGACGGCGGCGACGCGCAGGTGATCGCGCTCGCCGGCGCCGCCGGCCGGGCCCCCGAACCCGCGCCCGGCATGCCGTTGCTGCGCCAGCGGCACCAGGAGCTGCGCGAGCACATCGTCGACGGCAAGCTCGACGCGGTGCGGCGCCAGCACTCGCTCGGCAAGCTCACCGCACGGGAACGGCTCGCGCTGCTGCTCGACGAAGACTCGTTCGTCGAGCTCGAGCCGTACCGGCGGCACCAGGCGACCGGCCACGGCCTGACCGCGAACCGGCCGCACACCGACGGCGTCGTCACCGGCTCCGGGACCGTCGACGGCCGCCGGGTGTTCGTCTACGCCCAGGACTTCACGCTCTTCGGCGGGTCGCTGGGGGCGGCGCACGCGGCGAAGATCCACCGGGTGCTGGACCTCGCGGTCGCCACCGGCGCGCCGGTGATCGGGCTCAACGACAGCGGCGGCGCGCGGATCCAGGAAGGCGTGCTCGCGCTCAACGGCTACGGCGGGATCTTCCGCCGCCAGGTCGACGCGTCCGGGGTGGTCCCGCAGATCAGCGTGATCCTCGGGCCGTGCGCCGGCGGCGCCGCGTACTCCCCGGCGTTGGCCGACTTCACGTTCATGGTGCGCGACACCGCGCGGATGTACCTGACCGGCCCCGACGTCGTCGAGGCGGTCACCGGCCGGCGGGTCAGCCACGAGGAGCTCGGCGGCGCCGACGTGCACGGCACGCATTCGGGGGTCGCCGCGGTGGTGCACGACGACGAGGAGGACTGCCTCGCCGACGTCCGCTACCTGGTTTCCCTGCTGCCGTCGAACTACCTCGAGCCACCGCCCGCGACGGCCCCGACCGGCGCGACCGAGGACTACCGGCCGCGGCTGGCGGACATCGTCCCGGCGGCCCCGAACCAGCCGTACGACATGCGCGAGGTGTTCGCCGAGATCGCCGACGACGGCGAGTTCTTCGAGGTCCACGCCGGCTGGGCGCGCAACGTGCTGTGCGCGCTCGCGCGCGTCGACGGCCGGGTCGCCGGGTTCGTCGGCAACCAGCCGATGGTGTCCGCGGGCGTGCTCGACGGGCCGGCCTCGCAGAAGGCCGCGCGGTTCGTCCGGTTCTGCGACGCCTTCGGCATCCCCCTGGTCAGCCTGGTCGACGTCCCCGGCTTCCTGCCCGGCGTGGAGCAGGAGCGGAGCGGGATCATCCGCCAGGGCGCGCAGCTGCTGCACGCCTACTGCGAGGCGACCGTGCCGCGGATCCAGGTGATCCTGCGCAAGGCCTACGGAGGCGCGTACATCGTGATGGACTCGCGGTCCATCGGGTGCGACCTGTCCCTGGCCTGGCCGACGAACGAGATCGCCGTGATGGGCGCCGAGGGCGCGGTGAACGTGCTGCACCGCCGGGATCTCGCGGCCGCGGCGGACCCGGCGGCGTTGCGCGCCCGGCTCGTCGCGGAGTACACCGAGGAGTACCTCGACCCGCACTACGCGGCCGAGCGCGGCCTGGTGGACGACATCATCGACCCGGCGGCGACGCGCGCGGCGATCGCCCGCGGCCTGGCCATGCTGCAGGACAAGCGCAAGCCCGGGCCGGCCCGCAAGCACACCAACCCGCCGGTCTGA
- a CDS encoding acyl-CoA carboxylase subunit epsilon has product MEELVLVVRGRPDDAELAALVAVLLRCASSPGPGGPSRSAWAGEPWRPAAGGWRRSGLPR; this is encoded by the coding sequence GTGGAGGAACTGGTCCTGGTGGTCCGCGGCCGCCCGGACGACGCCGAACTGGCGGCGCTGGTGGCGGTACTGCTGCGGTGCGCCTCTTCGCCGGGCCCGGGGGGCCCGTCGCGTTCGGCGTGGGCGGGCGAGCCGTGGCGGCCGGCGGCCGGCGGGTGGCGGCGCTCCGGCTTGCCGAGGTGA
- a CDS encoding carboxymuconolactone decarboxylase family protein has protein sequence MVAGLVRLAVRRSLRDTRFVRVVPRARATGRVAEVYRQVEREFGMLAPPVALHSAAPDVLAAAWTILRETLLAQGIADRAAKEAVATGVSAANSCPYCVDVHGMTLAAIPVGESDRDALEKWARVSATGAAGVPPFTAAQAPELIGVAVAFQYYNRVVNVFLRDSPFPSHVPESAKPRARRVLGGVLRPRADSGPRPGASLDLLPAVPVPAELGWARGNATVEDAFARAYAAAEAAGARAVPPGVRALVQARLSTWDGQPPGLSRAWLGEAVAELPEAERAAGRLALAIALASYQVDEGLVAAYRATTPGDGTLLELAAWASMAAARRVSTWLAEPDPA, from the coding sequence ATGGTCGCCGGACTGGTCCGGCTGGCGGTGCGCCGGTCCCTGCGGGACACCCGGTTCGTCCGGGTGGTCCCGCGGGCCCGGGCCACCGGCCGGGTAGCCGAGGTGTACCGGCAGGTCGAGCGCGAGTTCGGCATGCTCGCCCCGCCGGTCGCGCTGCACTCCGCGGCGCCGGACGTCCTCGCCGCGGCGTGGACGATCCTGCGCGAAACCCTGCTGGCCCAGGGCATCGCGGACCGGGCCGCCAAGGAAGCGGTGGCCACCGGGGTCTCCGCGGCCAACAGCTGCCCCTACTGCGTCGACGTGCACGGCATGACGCTGGCCGCGATCCCGGTCGGCGAGTCCGACCGGGACGCGCTCGAGAAGTGGGCCCGGGTGTCGGCGACCGGAGCGGCGGGCGTCCCCCCGTTCACCGCGGCGCAGGCCCCCGAGCTGATCGGCGTGGCGGTGGCGTTCCAGTACTACAACCGCGTGGTCAACGTGTTCCTGCGCGACTCGCCGTTCCCGTCGCACGTCCCGGAGTCCGCGAAGCCGCGGGCGCGCCGGGTGCTGGGCGGCGTGCTGCGGCCGCGGGCGGACTCGGGGCCGCGGCCGGGGGCGTCGCTGGACCTGCTGCCCGCGGTGCCCGTCCCGGCCGAGCTGGGCTGGGCTCGCGGGAACGCGACCGTCGAGGACGCCTTCGCCCGTGCGTACGCGGCCGCGGAGGCGGCGGGCGCGCGGGCGGTGCCGCCCGGCGTGCGCGCGCTGGTACAGGCTCGGCTGTCCACATGGGACGGTCAGCCGCCGGGCCTGAGCCGGGCCTGGCTCGGCGAGGCCGTGGCGGAGCTGCCCGAGGCCGAACGCGCGGCCGGCCGCCTGGCGCTGGCGATCGCGCTGGCGTCCTACCAGGTCGACGAGGGCCTGGTGGCGGCGTACCGGGCCACCACTCCGGGCGACGGCACGCTGCTGGAGCTGGCGGCGTGGGCGAGCATGGCGGCGGCCCGCCGGGTCAGCACCTGGCTCGCCGAACCGGACCCCGCCTGA
- a CDS encoding class I SAM-dependent methyltransferase → MSDSAEHAYGTPEQHPKAAEFAKLRAAIADERVRAHFPFRFLAANETFARLVDATAHRILAAIGAVPTADGISVQQAKRDLSIPWRRTIPLHFLYEKLSDSGILVRDGSRYVPGAVAVPDFDDVAAELAVREPGAAVAVEILGTLVTEAKKFFAGEAAGDEILFAPDKLPLWLKYFSNDNLLYSINNKVGAEALSRLAAEAAGTFEILEIGGGCGSGAEQVLRTLGADVTRYRFTEVAETFARHGEKAATAAASPTTTVESARVDMTLPWEAQGVEPGTFDAVYAVNCFHVAPDLDFVVAEAAKALKPGGAVVVSECVRPTKLSRPIHAEIIFDFLDSFTDVMTDPVKRPTHGFLTPAAWRATFEAAGLADVTVLPDVDAIAEEYPDFVVGAVIARAAR, encoded by the coding sequence ATGAGTGACTCGGCGGAGCACGCGTACGGAACACCCGAGCAGCACCCGAAGGCGGCGGAGTTCGCGAAGCTGCGCGCCGCCATCGCCGACGAGCGGGTCCGCGCGCACTTCCCGTTCCGGTTCCTGGCGGCGAACGAGACGTTCGCGCGCCTCGTCGACGCGACCGCGCACCGGATCCTCGCCGCGATCGGCGCCGTGCCCACCGCCGACGGGATCTCGGTCCAGCAGGCCAAGCGGGACCTGTCGATCCCGTGGCGCCGGACGATCCCGCTGCACTTCCTCTACGAAAAGCTGTCGGACTCGGGGATCCTCGTCCGCGACGGCAGCCGCTACGTGCCCGGCGCGGTGGCCGTGCCGGACTTCGACGACGTCGCGGCCGAGCTCGCCGTGCGGGAGCCGGGTGCCGCGGTCGCCGTCGAGATCCTGGGGACGCTGGTCACCGAGGCGAAGAAGTTCTTCGCCGGCGAGGCCGCCGGGGACGAGATCCTCTTCGCGCCGGACAAGCTCCCGCTGTGGCTGAAGTACTTCTCCAACGACAACCTGCTGTACTCCATCAACAACAAGGTCGGGGCGGAAGCGCTTTCCCGGCTGGCGGCCGAGGCGGCCGGCACGTTCGAGATCCTCGAGATCGGCGGCGGCTGCGGCAGCGGCGCGGAGCAGGTGCTGCGCACCCTCGGCGCCGACGTCACGCGCTACCGGTTCACCGAGGTGGCCGAAACGTTCGCCCGGCACGGCGAGAAGGCGGCGACGGCGGCCGCGTCCCCGACGACGACCGTCGAGTCGGCCCGGGTCGACATGACGCTTCCGTGGGAGGCCCAGGGCGTCGAGCCGGGCACGTTCGACGCGGTCTACGCGGTGAACTGCTTCCACGTGGCGCCCGACCTGGACTTCGTCGTCGCCGAGGCGGCGAAGGCGCTGAAGCCGGGCGGGGCGGTCGTCGTGTCCGAGTGCGTGCGCCCGACGAAGCTGTCGCGGCCCATCCACGCCGAGATCATCTTCGACTTCCTCGACAGCTTCACCGACGTCATGACCGACCCGGTGAAGCGCCCGACGCACGGCTTCCTGACGCCGGCGGCCTGGCGCGCCACGTTCGAGGCGGCCGGGCTCGCCGACGTCACCGTGCTGCCGGACGTCGACGCGATCGCCGAGGAGTACCCGGACTTCGTCGTGGGCGCCGTGATCGCCCGCGCGGCCCGGTAG
- a CDS encoding cytochrome P450: MTGSRRVPPGPPRRAAPGILRKLRADRLGLMSEAVREYGDAVRVAIGPKTLYIFNHPDHAKHVLADNAANYHKGIGYTEAKRALGDGLLTSEGALWKEQRRTIQPVFQHKRIAAQADVIVDEALGLVERLAAHAGRGRPADVLTEVTALTLGVLGSTLLDIDLGEFDGVEHSFEAVQDQAMFEMETLGMVPRWLPLKGQRAFRSARDHLQEVVGALVERRKAQPSAAGDDVLTRLIASTARETDKRVGDRRMRDELVTLLLAGHETTASTVGWTLDLVSRHPEVGDRLHEEAVAVYGDRRPAYADLTSLRYTHMVLQEAMRLRPPVWILPRRALADDEVGGYHVPAGAEVLICPYTLHRHPRYWPEPDRFDPERFDPDVPVDRPRYAHIPFGAGPRFCVGNHLGMMEATFIISTLLRDLSFDPVPGYAAKPEPMMSLRLGGGLPLTVRHFPAAGRSAA; this comes from the coding sequence ATGACCGGCTCGCGGCGCGTGCCACCGGGACCGCCCCGCCGGGCGGCTCCGGGCATCCTGCGCAAGCTGCGCGCGGACCGGCTGGGCCTGATGAGCGAGGCGGTCCGCGAGTACGGCGACGCCGTGCGGGTGGCGATCGGCCCGAAGACGCTCTACATCTTCAACCACCCCGACCACGCCAAGCACGTGCTCGCGGACAACGCGGCCAACTACCACAAGGGCATCGGCTACACGGAGGCCAAGCGGGCGCTGGGCGACGGGCTGCTGACGTCGGAAGGCGCGCTGTGGAAGGAACAGCGGCGCACCATCCAGCCGGTGTTCCAGCACAAGCGGATCGCCGCGCAGGCCGACGTGATCGTCGACGAGGCGCTCGGCCTGGTCGAGCGGCTCGCCGCGCACGCCGGCCGCGGCCGCCCGGCCGACGTGCTGACCGAGGTCACCGCCCTCACGCTGGGCGTGCTCGGCAGCACCCTGCTGGACATCGACCTCGGCGAGTTCGACGGCGTCGAGCACTCCTTCGAGGCCGTGCAGGACCAGGCCATGTTCGAGATGGAAACGCTCGGCATGGTGCCGCGGTGGCTGCCGCTGAAGGGGCAGCGCGCGTTCCGCTCGGCCCGCGACCACCTCCAGGAGGTGGTCGGCGCGCTCGTCGAACGGCGGAAGGCCCAGCCCTCCGCGGCCGGCGACGACGTGCTGACCCGGCTCATCGCCTCCACCGCCCGGGAGACCGACAAGCGCGTCGGCGACCGCCGCATGCGCGACGAGCTGGTGACGCTGCTGCTGGCCGGGCACGAGACCACGGCCAGCACCGTCGGCTGGACGCTCGACCTGGTCAGCCGTCACCCGGAAGTCGGGGACCGGCTGCACGAGGAGGCCGTCGCGGTCTACGGCGACCGCCGTCCGGCCTACGCGGACCTGACGTCGTTGCGCTACACGCACATGGTGCTGCAGGAGGCCATGCGGCTGCGCCCGCCGGTGTGGATCCTCCCGCGCCGCGCGCTGGCCGACGACGAGGTCGGCGGCTACCACGTGCCGGCCGGCGCCGAGGTGCTGATCTGCCCGTACACCCTGCACCGGCACCCGCGGTACTGGCCGGAGCCGGACCGGTTCGACCCCGAGCGGTTCGACCCGGACGTCCCGGTGGACCGGCCGCGCTACGCGCACATCCCGTTCGGCGCCGGTCCGCGGTTCTGCGTCGGCAACCACCTGGGGATGATGGAAGCGACCTTCATCATTTCCACGCTGCTGCGCGACCTGAGCTTCGACCCGGTGCCGGGGTACGCGGCCAAGCCCGAGCCGATGATGTCGCTGCGGCTCGGCGGCGGGCTCCCCCTCACCGTCCGCCACTTCCCGGCAGCCGGCCGTTCCGCGGCCTGA
- a CDS encoding SgcJ/EcaC family oxidoreductase, translating to MTTTEVSAADQAAVAVIPQRLLAAWAHQDAASIADLFTDDGTLILPGVFRKGRQDIKAYFADAFASHYAGTQVVGKPIGLRFLGADVALLLSSGGVLAEGETEVSDAQAIRASWLVVRTEGQWQLAAYQNTTSKVGLPFPGTDAVSA from the coding sequence ATGACCACGACCGAGGTGTCGGCCGCCGACCAGGCGGCCGTCGCAGTGATCCCCCAGCGCCTCCTCGCGGCCTGGGCGCACCAGGACGCCGCGTCGATCGCCGACCTGTTCACCGACGACGGGACGCTGATCCTGCCCGGCGTGTTCCGGAAGGGCCGCCAGGACATCAAGGCCTACTTCGCCGACGCGTTCGCGAGCCACTACGCCGGCACGCAGGTCGTCGGCAAGCCGATCGGCCTGCGGTTCCTCGGCGCCGACGTCGCCCTGCTGCTGTCCTCGGGCGGTGTCCTGGCGGAAGGCGAGACCGAGGTGTCCGACGCGCAGGCCATCCGGGCGTCCTGGCTCGTCGTGCGCACCGAGGGCCAGTGGCAGCTCGCCGCCTACCAGAACACGACCTCGAAGGTCGGCCTGCCCTTCCCCGGCACGGACGCCGTCTCCGCATGA
- a CDS encoding DUF6235 family protein, producing MAMRLQLTEGFELLEEWAESASQAERNVLYEALFAVGDGSAFLIYDIFGDPRDRSNFILAVKPALVLKVLLRRADSSFAIRYIGAPDDDRVDAVEDTAPAQEQPSSPDGA from the coding sequence ATGGCGATGCGCCTCCAGCTCACCGAGGGGTTCGAGCTGCTCGAGGAGTGGGCCGAATCGGCGTCGCAGGCCGAGCGGAACGTCCTGTACGAGGCCCTGTTCGCCGTCGGCGACGGATCCGCTTTCCTGATCTACGACATTTTCGGCGACCCGCGTGACCGGAGCAATTTCATCCTCGCGGTGAAACCGGCCCTGGTGCTGAAAGTCCTGCTGCGGCGCGCGGATTCGTCGTTCGCGATCCGCTACATCGGCGCACCGGACGACGACCGCGTCGACGCCGTCGAGGACACCGCGCCCGCCCAGGAGCAACCGAGCAGCCCGGACGGGGCCTAG